A region of the Cannabis sativa cultivar Pink pepper isolate KNU-18-1 chromosome 3, ASM2916894v1, whole genome shotgun sequence genome:
CCACACccttaacagaattaactaggaagaatctaaaattttcctGGTCAGACTCGTGTGAGCAAAGCTTCCAAGAGTTGAAGAGTAGACTTACTTCGGCACCAATCCTCAGTTTACCAACAGAAGAGGGACAATTggcggtatattgtgatgcatctaaacaagggttgggttgtgttctaatgcaagaagggaaggtaattgcttatgcttcaaggcaattaaaagaatacgagcagagatacccgacacatgacctagaattagccgcagtggtttttgtaCTAAAAATTTGGCATCATTATCTCTATAGAATGAAATGTGAAATCTACACcgatcataagagtttaaagtactttttcacccaaaggGAGTTAAACATGAGGTAGAGgtggtggttggagttagttaaagactacgactACGAGATAATGTCCCATCCTGGTAAAGTCAATGTGGTAGCAGATGCACTCAGCCGTAGAGGTCCCGAACTAGTTTCCACTTTACAAAGAGTATCAAGGGAATTAGTAGAAGACATGGAACGAGCTGGTATAGAGTTTATCACAGGGCAACTTGCAAAGGTCACACTTCAATCAACTTTGTTAGAAATAATTAAGGAGGGGCAGACGACAGATCAAAAGCTCAGTGAACTAaagcaagaaattttgaatagtaaCGCCAAAGATTATGAAATATTAGACATGGGATTAATTCGGTTCAAGGGACGAATTTATGTGCCTAATAATGATGAGCTCAAGAAGAAGATATTGGTAGAAGGTCACACTACACCTTATTCAGTTCACCCCTGGACCACTAAAATGTACCATGAGCTGAAAGCATTGTATTGGTGGCGTGGTATGAAAAATGATGTAGTTGAATTTGTGGCCAAATGTTtaacatgtcaacaagttaaagcaGAGCATCAAAGACCAGTAGGATTACTACAGCCACTGAAACTccttgaatggaagtgggaagagatttccatggattttgtgactgGGTTACCTAAGACTACAAAGCAGCATGATGCCATTTGGGTAGTTGTGGATAGGTATACAAAGTCTGCCCATTTTCTACCAGTACGCATGACTTACTCCATGGACCAATTTGCTGAACTTTATGTGAATGAGATTGTGAGATTCCATGGGGCACCATATTCCATTCTTTGTGATCGAGATGCTCGGTGTACTTCATCTTTTTGGGAAAGCTTACAGAGAGTGATGGGAACCCGATTGAAGTTCAGTACGGAATATCATCTGGAGACAGATGGTCAGACTGAGAGAACAAATCAGATCTTGgaagatatgttgagggcatgtgtgatagatttccaaggatcatggagcaaatacctgcctttgattgaattttcttacaacaacagctatcagtctactatcggggtagcaccctatgagattttgtatggaagaaaatgcaggTCTCCACTGCATTGGGATAAGTTGGGAGAGAACAAACTCCTAGGGCCAGATGCAGTTCAGCACACCAACGAAGCTATTTAGAAGATCAGGGCTAGAATGATCACAGCTCAGAGCAGACAGAAATCTTATGCAGACCTGAAGCGGAGGGACATTGAGTTCGAAGTGGGTGATCATGTGTTTCTTCGAGTGACACCACGAAAAGGACTCTCAGTGAAGATATTTGGCAAGAGAGGGAAACTAAGTCCCAGATATGTTGGTCCATTTCAGATATTGGACAGAGTAGGCAGTGTAGCTTATAGAATAGCTTTACCGCCATCATTATCTAGGGTGcacaatgtatttcatgtatctcaactccaaaaatatgtgtcagacccATCGCATGTTTTGAGCTATGAAACACTGGGTTCGCAGGAAGACTTGTCTTACAATGAACGTCCGGTAAAGATTCTTGATCAAAAAGATAGAATTTTGAGAAATAAGACAATTACCCTGGTGAAAGTCCTATGGAGAAATAGTGTGGTTGAGGAAGCTACTTGGGAGCTAGAGTCTGATATGCGAGAACAATATCCAGAATTATTTGagtaaaatttcgggacgaaattttcttttagaggggggtaattgtaatatacGCTAGCTcagaaagggtatttttgtaattttttttagcgg
Encoded here:
- the LOC133036214 gene encoding uncharacterized protein LOC133036214, with amino-acid sequence MITAQSRQKSYADLKRRDIEFEVGDHVFLRVTPRKGLSVKIFGKRGKLSPRYVGPFQILDRVGSVAYRIALPPSLSRVHNVFHVSQLQKYVSDPSHVLSYETLGSQEDLSYNERPVKILDQKDRILRNKTITLVKVLWRNSVVEEATWELESDMREQYPELFE